In Chitinophagaceae bacterium, the DNA window CGGATGTCACATTTGAGGATTTTATACGAAAATCGGTCGCTTTTGCTAATCAGCAGATCGATGAACACCGCGAAGATGAAGAGGCATTATTTATGAGAGGAATTCAGGAAGGTTATTACATTGATTATCTCCCGGCCTGGTACAATCTTTATAGTGAAAATCTTAAAATCCTGTTTTTTGAAGATCTGAAAAAGGATGCATTCAGCTTTATGAAAGAAGTATGCGATTGGCTCCACCTCGATTTCAGCATCTATAAACCGGAAGATTTCGCGATAGAAAACCAGACTATTGCGTATAAAAACCGTTGGATGCATAAGGCAATGCTTACTGTTAACAAAAAATTTGAATCATTCTGGAGAAAGAATGTCGGATTGAAGCGAACTTTACGCGGATTTTACAAAAAAGTAAATGCGAATTCCGGTGGACGCGAAAAGATGAATGCCGAAGAGCGCCAATTTCTGGATGAACTTTATCAACCTTACAATAAACGGTTAGCTGAATTCCTCAGAGGGAAAGGAATTACGCAGTTGCCCGATTGGTTAAACTGACTTATGACAAAGAAATTGCCCAATTTTTTTATTGTAGGAGCACCTAAAGCAGGTACTACTTCCCTTTACTATTATCTTAAAAAGCATCCGGAAGTTTTTATGAGTTCCATCAAGGAACCCAATTACTTCTCGTATGAAGAAACCGTTAAGCAGAATCTTTATCACAAAGAAAAAGGTGTTGGCACTTTAGAAGAATATCTTCAGTTGTTTGAGACTGCTAATGGCCGTCACAAAGCAGTGGGAGAAGCGAGTGTTTCCTATCTTTTCTATCCTTCGGTTCCGGCAAAAATTAAAGAACTGTCGCCCGATGCAAAGATCATCATGTCGCTTCGAAATCCTGTTGACCGTGCTTTTTCCCATTATTTTATGGAGCATAAACTGGGCTACGTAAGTGAATCGCTGGAAAACATTGTAAGCAAGACCTCAAAGCACAAATTTGCGCATCTCTGGTACCAGCAATACATAGAGTTAGGGTTGTATTATGAACAGGTGAAACGATATATTGATGTATTCGGAAAAGATAACGTCCGGATTTTCATCTATGATGAACTGTCAGATGATATGCAGGGAATGATTACTAATGTATTGCATTATCTCAATATCGATCCTTCGTTTATGCCTGATCTGGAAGGCAAATACAATACGTATTCTGCACCGCGCAATAATTTTTTCCGGGCTATCTATTCACAGAAGAATTTACGCCTGTTAGCGCGTAAAATTATTCCCGATCATAAAGTGGAAGCGATAAAGAAATTATTTCTCACCCGGAAAGTGAAGCAGGTAAAGCACGATGATACAGTAGATCGTATGCAGGCAATCTTCAAACCTGATATCATGCAACTTGAAAAATTGCTCAACAAAGATTTAAGCCGCTGGTATGAGTGAGAACAGAAAGCTACGTGTTGCCATGGTAGAACCTATCGGCGGACACAGTGGTAATGATTTTTATGACTTTGGGTTATGTAAAGCAGTGGCTGATCAGGGCACTGAACTCAGTTTTTATACCTGCGATGAAACGGATCTTGACACGAAGTTTACATTTCCTTTTCGCACGGTAAAGCCCTTTAAAAAAATTTACGGAAAAGATAATAAGCTGCTTCGCGGATTTCGCTATGCAATAGGATCCTGGAATGCGGCTAAGGATGCTGCGAAAGCAGGAGCTAAAGTGGTTCACTTTCATGTATATCATTTTGCAGGAAGGGAATACCTGAATTTTTACCTGTTTCGCAGAAAGGGATTTAAAGTGGTGGCGACTATTCACGACATCGAAAGCTTCGATAAGTTCGGTCAGGAAATTGATCCCGGTAAGTATGGAAAATTCAGCCGCGCCATCGATCAGATCATTGTTCATTCTGATTATGCAAGAACTTCATTGAAGAAATATTTTCCTGATTTTCCGGACAGTAAGATTCATATTGTTCCGCACGGCGATTCCGATTTTTTATTCAATACACCCATCACCAAAGAAGAAGCAAGAAAAAAATTGAACCTGCCGGTGGATCAGCAACTGGTGCTTTTCTTCGGGCAAATAAAAAAAGTAAAAGGACTGGATGTGTTACTGCGTGCGCATGCGATTGTGCGCGACCAGATGCCTAACGTGAAATTACTGGTGGTCGGTAAACCCTGGAAAGTGGAACAGGAAGAGTTTGATGCAATTGTTAAAGAAAAGAATCTGGAAAAGGATTGCATTCTCAATTATTCTTATGTCGCTAATGAAATCATACCTTATTATTTCGCGGCAGCAGATGTGGTAACGCTTCCCTACCGGGAAATTTATTCAAGTGGTGTCATGATACGTTCGTTGGACTACAGTGCCGCCATTGTTGCGTCTGATCTGGATACGTTCAAAAAAATTATTGTGGAAGGAGAGAACGGCGTGATGTTTAAGAATGAAGATGCAAAAGATCTGGCTGAAAAAATTATGGCGTTGTTGAAAGATGAAGAAAAAATGAAACGACTTCGCATCAATGCAAAAAAAACGGCGGATGAAAAATTCAGTTGGCAGTTGATTGGTAAGAAGGTGAATGAAATCTATCAACTTGCGCTGGGCGGGAAGTGAGTAGCGAGTACCAAGTAACGAGTCCTTAGTCTCAATAGTCAATAGTCAATAGTCATTGGTCATTAGTGGTTGGTTCAATCTTCACCATTCATCATTCCTAATTCCTAATTCATAATTCTCAATTCTCAATGTCAGTTGCAACAGATTGTGTAATGATTACCGGATCCGCCGGCATGGTGGGATCGCATCTTATTGATCGTTATCGTGCGCAGCTTCCGAAGGAAAAAATTATCGGAACCTGGTTTAAGCCAACGATTGATGTTAACGACATACTTTCCGTTTGCAATGCTATTGAATGTGATGTGACTGATGCAGAAAAAGTTTTTTCCATCATCAATCAATTTCGTCCTGCTACCATATTTCATCTTGCTGCGCAAAGTTATCCGACGGTTTCCTGGCAAAAACCCATTGAAACCATCAACACGAATATGAATGGGACAATCAATGTTTTTGAAGCCGTAAAAAAAATTCGCCTCCATGAACCTGATTATGATCCGATGGTTGTTGTAGCCTGTTCGAGTGCTGAGTATGGATTGTCGCTTACACCTGAAAACACACCCGTAAAAGAAAACACCACTTTATTGCCTTTGCATCCTTATGGTGTAAGCAAAGTTGGTCAGGACTTGCTTTCATTCCAGTATTTTCAAAATTTCGGCATTCGTTGCATTCGCGTCCGGATTTTCAATACCACCGGTTCGCGAAAAACCAATGATGTTACTTCTGATTTTGTGTTGCGTGCTTACAAGATTATGAAAGGAGCGGAGAATAAATTTAAAGTGGGCACGCTGGAAACCAGGCGTTCCATTACAGATGTACGTGATCTTGTGTCAGCATTGGTTTTGCTTTCAGAAAAGGGAACAGCCGGTGAAGTTTATAATGTGAGCGGTGAAAAAGTATACCAGGTGAAAGAGTTAATTCCCCTGATTGAAAAGGCAACCGGCATCAAACTGAATATTGAAACGGATCCTTCTTTGCTCAGGCCAACCGATGAACCCATCATCTATGGCGACAGCATGCGTTTAAAAAACGATACAGGATGGAAGCAGCAATATACTTTGGAAGAAACTATTCAGGATATGCTGAGGTATTTGAATGATAAAGGTTGAGAGAATCAGGAATTAAAAATCCCGGACGCGAAAAACCACTTAACACGCAATTAACAAATATTTGAATTTCATTAAGAAATAGAACAGGTTGCCTGCTATTGCGATGGGTTTTCCCGGATGAAATGCATATAACCTGCATGATCAATTGACCTGCAATACTATTTCGCAAAGCTTTTGAAAGCCTGTTTACAGTCTTGTTGTTTCACACTACGGATTTATTTTTCTAAAATTAATTTCCTTACCTCATAGGTGCTTTCCGAACTGATTGTCAGGAAATAAATTCCCGGAGTGTATGGACTCAAGTCAAGTGTAAATTGAAAAAAGTTATTGATTGCGTTGAAAGAAGTGGCATACATAGATTGACCTGATAGATTGGTAAGACCAACACTCAATAAATTTCCGGCTTTGGTTTCACCCGAAAGAATGACTGCATCTCTTGCAGGATTAGGAAATACATTCCAGTTAACTTGCGATTCACTTATGGAGGAAGCACCTGTTGGAATCTGGAAAGTATTTTTTTCTATGAGCACATTGTAAAGGCCAACGAGCCATGCCCGAGCTGTGTCGACAAATGCAAAATGACTGATAGAGGCATATTGTGCGGCTGTGTATTCAGTTTGCCAGCTTTGTCCGCCATCTTTCGTATGCATCACATGCGGAGGAGACCACATGAAACCGTTGGTCGCATCCATGAATTCAATATCAAGAATGTAATCCTGCCACGCAGTGGAGGCTGTATCATACTGCACTTCATTCCAGCTATCGCCACCGTTGATTGTTTCAAGGTACATACCATTATTAGTTCCCAGGAAACCATGCAACGGATCAATAAATGTGATGCAACTTGCTGTGGTATTGATGTCAGGGCTTTGATAGTTAAGCACCCATGTAGCTCCGCCATCTGATGTTTTGTAAATCGTTCGCCCTGAATAAAAAGTGAAACCTGTGGCCCAACCTGTTTGATCATTCACAAAGCAATAATCATAAATTTCAGGAACAGAGTCAAGTACTGCCTGCCAGGTTTGCAAACCGTCGGTAGAGCGATAAATATTTCCATAACCTCCCGAGAGCGTGTTGAGAAATGCGAAAGCTGTTAAACTATCGCGCACAAAAACAGGTGAATACCCACCGGCCACTGTTGAAACCTGGCCCCAGGTGTTTCCTCCATCTGTTGTTTTGTAAAATGTTTCTACGGGTCCCGGATAGGTAATTTTTTCAAAATATCCATGTTGCGGATCAGTGAACTGAAGATCACCTATCGGACCTGTTATGGAAGGATCTACAGACCATGTAACTCCGGCATCCGTAGTTTTAAGAAGTCCGGTATACGTTGTAATAAAACCGTGTTGTTGATCAGCAAACACCACATCATAAAACGGATCTTCAGAAATTCGTTGATCAATTTTTGTGAACGCAGTTACGGAGCTGTCATTCCTGTATAAATGTCCGGCATTGCCACCTACGAAAAAACCTTGTTTACCTGCTACTACCTGCGGAGCATAAAAGTCAACAGCAGCACTTCCCCAGGTATTACCACCATCATGCGTATAAATAACACTGGAAGAATTGCGTGCGAGCGCAATGCCTTCACCATTCTCGTTCACTTT includes these proteins:
- a CDS encoding sulfotransferase domain-containing protein; amino-acid sequence: MTELRLPNLIIGGVHKAGTTSVYTYLSMHPDVCGSSTKEIGFFMPLRYGREIPSMEKYASYFSHCEAGKKYRLEASPSYLYGKEMIAERISKELGSDVKMIFIFRNPADRLFSFYERKKANAYLTSDVTFEDFIRKSVAFANQQIDEHREDEEALFMRGIQEGYYIDYLPAWYNLYSENLKILFFEDLKKDAFSFMKEVCDWLHLDFSIYKPEDFAIENQTIAYKNRWMHKAMLTVNKKFESFWRKNVGLKRTLRGFYKKVNANSGGREKMNAEERQFLDELYQPYNKRLAEFLRGKGITQLPDWLN
- a CDS encoding sulfotransferase, producing MTKKLPNFFIVGAPKAGTTSLYYYLKKHPEVFMSSIKEPNYFSYEETVKQNLYHKEKGVGTLEEYLQLFETANGRHKAVGEASVSYLFYPSVPAKIKELSPDAKIIMSLRNPVDRAFSHYFMEHKLGYVSESLENIVSKTSKHKFAHLWYQQYIELGLYYEQVKRYIDVFGKDNVRIFIYDELSDDMQGMITNVLHYLNIDPSFMPDLEGKYNTYSAPRNNFFRAIYSQKNLRLLARKIIPDHKVEAIKKLFLTRKVKQVKHDDTVDRMQAIFKPDIMQLEKLLNKDLSRWYE
- a CDS encoding glycosyltransferase family 4 protein gives rise to the protein MSENRKLRVAMVEPIGGHSGNDFYDFGLCKAVADQGTELSFYTCDETDLDTKFTFPFRTVKPFKKIYGKDNKLLRGFRYAIGSWNAAKDAAKAGAKVVHFHVYHFAGREYLNFYLFRRKGFKVVATIHDIESFDKFGQEIDPGKYGKFSRAIDQIIVHSDYARTSLKKYFPDFPDSKIHIVPHGDSDFLFNTPITKEEARKKLNLPVDQQLVLFFGQIKKVKGLDVLLRAHAIVRDQMPNVKLLVVGKPWKVEQEEFDAIVKEKNLEKDCILNYSYVANEIIPYYFAAADVVTLPYREIYSSGVMIRSLDYSAAIVASDLDTFKKIIVEGENGVMFKNEDAKDLAEKIMALLKDEEKMKRLRINAKKTADEKFSWQLIGKKVNEIYQLALGGK
- a CDS encoding GDP-mannose 4,6-dehydratase, whose protein sequence is MSVATDCVMITGSAGMVGSHLIDRYRAQLPKEKIIGTWFKPTIDVNDILSVCNAIECDVTDAEKVFSIINQFRPATIFHLAAQSYPTVSWQKPIETINTNMNGTINVFEAVKKIRLHEPDYDPMVVVACSSAEYGLSLTPENTPVKENTTLLPLHPYGVSKVGQDLLSFQYFQNFGIRCIRVRIFNTTGSRKTNDVTSDFVLRAYKIMKGAENKFKVGTLETRRSITDVRDLVSALVLLSEKGTAGEVYNVSGEKVYQVKELIPLIEKATGIKLNIETDPSLLRPTDEPIIYGDSMRLKNDTGWKQQYTLEETIQDMLRYLNDKG
- a CDS encoding T9SS type A sorting domain-containing protein, which produces MKSSFLFFRKISLACILLLLSNMVLHAQNGYYLRSPLPIYNDVASASFISEEEGWFGYKGGSLMHTIDGGDTWEDQTFLTEETTISSLFFANADTGFLLSSFQFGSFNYLYKTVNGGAAWNLITNLPVGGIFKSLNFINGKIGYVGGAENIILKTINGGSTWISQLTPEDDYINDLYFADAINGWAVGTNGNIFHTNNGGTNWELQYEQNNINFTGVSFGDALHGVACGYLQSSSKGRIFKTNDGGITWTSIYNYNADKILDIKVNENGEGIALARNSSSVIYTHDGGNTWGSAAVDFYAPQVVAGKQGFFVGGNAGHLYRNDSSVTAFTKIDQRISEDPFYDVVFADQQHGFITTYTGLLKTTDAGVTWSVDPSITGPIGDLQFTDPQHGYFEKITYPGPVETFYKTTDGGNTWGQVSTVAGGYSPVFVRDSLTAFAFLNTLSGGYGNIYRSTDGLQTWQAVLDSVPEIYDYCFVNDQTGWATGFTFYSGRTIYKTSDGGATWVLNYQSPDINTTASCITFIDPLHGFLGTNNGMYLETINGGDSWNEVQYDTASTAWQDYILDIEFMDATNGFMWSPPHVMHTKDGGQSWQTEYTAAQYASISHFAFVDTARAWLVGLYNVLIEKNTFQIPTGASSISESQVNWNVFPNPARDAVILSGETKAGNLLSVGLTNLSGQSMYATSFNAINNFFQFTLDLSPYTPGIYFLTISSESTYEVRKLILEK